A window from Bordetella petrii encodes these proteins:
- a CDS encoding ShlB/FhaC/HecB family hemolysin secretion/activation protein, producing MRSEMARGGSWVRGGAVAVLALMAANAAAQPLPDAAARAIDIERRQAQELDAQRARASQRPDVRSADPSGSSAVPVQFPAEQPCFAITQVRWDGPAPPDRVRAASQAALGQCVGAGGLRALQNYLLGLLVDDGLITSRVLVPEQSLAAGQLALRYVPGRIAAVKNESGIGWWRTVVPAGPGNMVSQPDLDQALENIRRLGSQADAAIDVAPGAGLGESDLLIRPGSGKRWHAYAGGDNAGLDAIGKYQINAGLTLDSPLFLYDQLSVSWNSNAHWRDSQANTRAASINYNVPFGYWALFASASKSTYRQTVAGFEDPIVYGGTTRQVQAGVSVVPYRGTRYKGNASFSLSRKRVSSTLNDVDIEVQRRDVTGYSFNLGHRQYLGPAVLDIGGGVQGTLPSWSDRPGYVYGDPDWDGRSTIVMANAGLYAPFKIAGQPLAYQGTWQIQHAKTAIVPADYYTIGNRYTVRGFDGQMTLAAEDGWSLRNDLSLNLGPLGIPGQQLYAGLDVGRVGGPSAEYLSGRTLVGAAVGLRGTLSMPYLNASYDFSAGWPLHKPESLKTASTVFAAALIFEF from the coding sequence ATGCGCAGCGAAATGGCGCGCGGTGGCTCATGGGTGCGCGGTGGCGCCGTGGCTGTTCTGGCCCTGATGGCCGCAAATGCCGCGGCCCAGCCGCTGCCCGACGCCGCCGCCCGCGCCATCGATATAGAACGGCGCCAGGCGCAGGAACTCGACGCCCAGCGCGCCCGGGCCAGCCAGCGACCCGATGTCCGCTCGGCCGATCCATCGGGCAGCAGTGCGGTGCCGGTGCAGTTTCCGGCCGAACAACCTTGCTTCGCCATCACACAGGTCCGCTGGGACGGCCCCGCCCCGCCCGATCGTGTCCGCGCGGCAAGCCAGGCCGCCCTGGGCCAGTGCGTGGGCGCGGGCGGGCTGCGCGCCTTGCAAAACTACCTGCTGGGCTTGCTGGTCGATGATGGCCTGATCACCTCGCGCGTGCTGGTGCCCGAGCAGTCGCTGGCCGCTGGCCAACTGGCGTTGCGTTACGTGCCGGGCCGCATTGCCGCCGTCAAAAACGAAAGCGGCATCGGGTGGTGGCGTACGGTGGTGCCCGCCGGGCCGGGCAACATGGTCAGCCAGCCCGACCTGGACCAGGCGCTGGAAAACATCCGCCGCCTGGGCAGCCAGGCCGACGCGGCCATCGATGTGGCGCCGGGGGCGGGTCTGGGCGAATCCGATCTGCTGATCAGGCCTGGCAGCGGCAAGCGCTGGCACGCCTATGCCGGGGGCGACAACGCCGGCCTGGATGCCATCGGCAAATACCAGATCAACGCCGGTTTGACGCTGGATTCGCCGCTGTTCCTGTACGACCAGCTATCGGTCTCGTGGAACAGCAATGCGCATTGGCGCGACAGCCAGGCCAACACACGCGCGGCATCCATCAACTACAACGTGCCATTCGGCTACTGGGCCTTGTTCGCCAGCGCCAGCAAGTCTACCTATCGGCAGACCGTGGCGGGTTTCGAAGACCCCATCGTGTACGGCGGCACCACCAGACAGGTGCAGGCGGGCGTGTCGGTGGTGCCGTACCGGGGTACTAGATACAAGGGCAATGCATCGTTCAGCCTGTCGCGCAAGCGCGTTTCAAGCACCCTGAACGATGTCGACATCGAAGTACAGCGCCGCGATGTCACGGGCTATAGCTTCAACCTGGGGCATCGGCAATACCTGGGGCCGGCGGTGCTGGATATCGGCGGCGGCGTGCAAGGCACGCTGCCCAGCTGGTCGGATCGCCCGGGCTACGTTTATGGCGACCCCGATTGGGATGGGCGCAGCACCATCGTCATGGCCAACGCAGGTCTTTACGCGCCTTTCAAGATAGCCGGCCAGCCACTCGCCTACCAAGGAACGTGGCAGATCCAGCATGCCAAGACGGCCATCGTTCCCGCCGACTACTACACGATCGGCAACCGGTACACCGTGCGCGGCTTCGACGGCCAGATGACGCTGGCCGCCGAAGACGGCTGGAGCCTGCGCAACGACCTGTCGCTGAACCTGGGGCCGCTGGGTATTCCAGGCCAGCAGTTGTATGCCGGCCTGGATGTGGGCCGCGTCGGCGGGCCGTCGGCCGAATACCTGTCGGGGCGCACGCTGGTGGGCGCGGCCGTGGGGCTGCGCGGCACCCTGTCCATGCCTTACCTCAACGCCAGTTATGACTTTTCAGCAGGTTGGCCGCTGCACAAGCCTGAATCATTGAAGACCGCATCCACCGTATTCGCGGCCGCCCTGATATTTGAATTTTGA
- the erpA gene encoding iron-sulfur cluster insertion protein ErpA: protein MNAVTETVDLQAPPSPLIFTDSAAAKVKDLLAEEGNPELKLRVFVQGGGCSGFQYGFTFDEAVNEDDTVLDKNGVQLLVDPMSFQYLVGAEIDYKEDLEGAQFVIRNPNASTTCGCGSSFSV, encoded by the coding sequence ATGAATGCAGTCACCGAAACCGTCGATCTCCAGGCGCCGCCGTCGCCGCTGATCTTCACCGATTCCGCCGCGGCCAAGGTCAAAGACCTGCTGGCCGAAGAAGGCAACCCCGAACTCAAGCTGCGCGTATTCGTGCAGGGCGGCGGCTGTTCCGGCTTCCAGTATGGCTTCACGTTCGACGAAGCCGTCAACGAAGACGACACCGTGCTCGACAAGAACGGCGTGCAGCTGCTGGTCGACCCCATGAGCTTCCAGTACCTGGTCGGCGCGGAAATCGATTACAAAGAAGATCTCGAAGGCGCTCAGTTCGTCATCCGCAACCCCAACGCCAGCACCACCTGCGGCTGCGGTTCGTCGTTCTCGGTGTAA
- a CDS encoding DUF6776 family protein, which translates to MQHLPEPTAAPRPRPLWRWLALLCVLAVGLAIGAAAGYRQGQQSAAATNTVVVTAEQAAAQDAAIRQSQAESRFLRAQLDTADGEIAVERAARQELEIQLHSAQDELGRVRDRLAFFEQLLPPGPEGAVDIRGAEIQRVGQGLKYRVLLMRSGRSDTPFIGTLRFQAAGVLKGETVSVDLAPMQVKADTPAEPGAAPAAGGPLALQFDQYQRSEGVLELPAGFVPETVTISVLEGSTVRASRNVKLEF; encoded by the coding sequence ATGCAACACCTGCCCGAACCCACCGCCGCGCCCCGTCCCCGCCCGCTATGGCGCTGGCTGGCGCTGCTGTGCGTGCTGGCCGTCGGGCTGGCAATCGGGGCGGCCGCCGGCTATCGGCAAGGGCAGCAATCGGCGGCGGCTACCAACACCGTGGTGGTGACGGCCGAGCAGGCCGCCGCGCAAGATGCCGCCATCCGCCAAAGCCAGGCTGAAAGCCGCTTCCTGCGCGCCCAGCTCGATACGGCCGACGGCGAGATCGCCGTCGAGCGCGCCGCCCGCCAGGAACTCGAAATCCAGCTGCATTCGGCCCAGGACGAACTGGGCCGGGTGCGCGACCGGCTGGCATTTTTCGAGCAACTGCTGCCGCCCGGCCCCGAAGGGGCGGTGGACATTCGCGGCGCCGAGATCCAGCGCGTGGGGCAGGGGTTAAAATACCGCGTGCTGCTGATGCGCAGCGGCCGCAGCGACACGCCGTTCATCGGCACGCTGCGCTTCCAGGCCGCCGGTGTGCTCAAGGGCGAAACCGTGTCGGTCGACCTGGCACCCATGCAAGTCAAGGCCGACACCCCGGCCGAGCCGGGGGCGGCGCCCGCCGCGGGCGGGCCGCTGGCCCTGCAATTCGACCAATACCAGCGCAGCGAGGGCGTGCTCGAGCTGCCGGCGGGATTTGTCCCCGAAACCGTCACCATCAGTGTGCTGGAAGGCAGTACCGTGCGCGCCTCGCGCAACGTCAAACTGGAATTTTGA